The genomic segment AAGATCCGAAGGGCTTCGCCTTCCAGACCCAGGTCTTCTTCCTGCTCTCCCGCTACCAGCAGCAGAAGGTCTTGATGCAACAGGATCTCTTCAAGCAGGCGACGATCTCCGACTACATCTTCGCCAAGGACCGCATCTTCGCCATGCTCAACTTGAGCGAGGAGGAGATCAACCTCTACGACAAGCTCTACCGCGTCCTCGACGCGCAGGTGCCCAAGCCCGACCTGGTGATCTTCCTCCAGGCCAGCGTCGAGGCGCTGCGCGAGCGCATCAAGAAGCGCGGCATCGCCTACGAGAAGTCGATCTCCGGCGAGTACATCGAACGGCTCTGCCAGGCCTATAACCAGTTTTTCTTCGAGTACGACGAGACCCCGCTCTTGACGGTCAACTGCACCGAGATCGACATCGTCAAGAACGAAGAGGACTACAAGAATCTCCTGAAAGAGATCCTGAACATGCGGAAGGCGAAGCTCGACAAGCACTACGTTTCAATCAGTTCCGTTCGTCCCTAAGTCCTTTGCCGGGGCATAACTCTTGACGGTTCCCGTTTTTGAGCTTAGTTTAAAAGTATGACTAAGTTGAATATTCACGAGGCGAAGACCCATCTTTCCAAATATTTGCTGAAGGTGGAAGAGGGCGAAACCGTCCTGCTTTGCCGCAACGGCA from the Deltaproteobacteria bacterium PRO3 genome contains:
- a CDS encoding deoxynucleoside kinase, which produces MEIGPPASSPPKSDGQAKPAHTKDFSVKPLRYIAVEGPIGVGKTTLTRLLAEEFKGRIVLEEAEENPFLPSFYKDPKGFAFQTQVFFLLSRYQQQKVLMQQDLFKQATISDYIFAKDRIFAMLNLSEEEINLYDKLYRVLDAQVPKPDLVIFLQASVEALRERIKKRGIAYEKSISGEYIERLCQAYNQFFFEYDETPLLTVNCTEIDIVKNEEDYKNLLKEILNMRKAKLDKHYVSISSVRP